The Oncorhynchus keta strain PuntledgeMale-10-30-2019 unplaced genomic scaffold, Oket_V2 Un_contig_16899_pilon_pilon, whole genome shotgun sequence genome includes a region encoding these proteins:
- the LOC118381765 gene encoding nucleoside diphosphate kinase 6 encodes MSSGPMRAYVLAREDAITHWRELMGPTKVFRARYTSPSTIRAQYGLTDTRNTTHGSDSLESARREISFFFPDFSQETWMEREELRFRKRRMEDNQRKQIHTLPVHS; translated from the exons TGGTCCGATGCGGGCCTACGTCCTGGCTAGAGAGGACGCCATAACCCACTGGAGAGAACTGATGGGTCCTACCAAGGTGTTCAGGGCCCGCTATACCTCTCCCTCAACCATCAGAGCCCAGTACGGACTCACTGACACCAGGAATACCACACACGGCTCTG ATTCGTTGGAGTCGGCGCGGAGGGAGATCAGTTTCTTCTTCCCAGACTTCAGTCAGGAGacgtggatggagagagaggagctgaggttCAGGAAGAGACGCATGGAGGACAACCAGAGGAAACAGATACACACGTTACCAGTTCACAGCTAA